The region CGCTTAAAAAGGTGATTTTATAATTAATTTTCTCTGTTTCCATAATTAAAGCTGTGTAAGGTGATTAAATCTAATAATTGTGATTTGTTATTTTTCTTTGCATTATTTTTTTCATTTTCTAATTGGAGCTCTTTATAAAAATCACTATTGATTTCTTTCATCCGTTCTAACATAAAAAACGCAGTAGCATCATCTTTATAGTATTCCGAAACAATTTGGCGCAGTTTTCCTACTGCCTTTGATTTATCGGATGCATTAGCTTCTTTAGCAATGATGTCTAGTTTGTTATTTAATTGATCTAGTTCATTCATTAAATAAGGCCCAGCATAAAAATCTAGGCCACTAGATGTTTTTAAAGTTCTTTCTTTTAATTCTTTTAAATCTGCTACAAATGAATCTTGAACCTTATAAAAAGCTACCGATGATTTTGGTATGTTACCATATTTATTTTCACAATCGGATGCTTTGACCTTTTTCTTAGCGTCCCCACAAAGATCTTCTGCTAAATTTAATGCGTAATGCAAAGGATAGGATTCTTTTACATAAGCAATACCCGCACAGGCTGTTATTCCTTTTTCGTAACCAGCCAAACCTAAGGCTTCAAATTCCTCTCTACTTGTAATCTCAAATGCTCGTAAAAATACTTTTGTAAATTCTAAGGCTAAATCAGCACGTATAATAACCGTTAAATCATCTCCACCTAAAACAACGGGTCTTATTGGATACCTATAATCTGGTTTATGTTCTTTTGAAATCACATCGCTTGAGATCACATCTCTAAATGCTTGTTGAACCGCATTTTTAGTAGCAGTTTCAATAGCATTTGAGAAAGCACTAAATTTACTTTCTTTCATTAATAAACCACCTACGTTTTGAATGATAGAACCCAAACCATTACCATCTGCATGAATAACAGCAATCCAAGAGTTTTTTCCTGACTTAGTGATATCAGAGATGTCAAATGCTATCTCTCTATTTTTAACATCTAATCCCGATATTTTTTTAAACAGATTTTCTTTTGATTGATCCTCCCCTTTTTCTTTTTGCGAAGCAATAGCACTCCTTTTCTTCGCTGTAGATTCACAGATGACTTCTTTTTTATTATTTCTATCATTTCTTTGGGTATATGCCACACCGCCTGTTCTTCTAGATCTTTCTACACCCATAAACCCCATTTCAATAGGTCTTTGAGATATATTTCGTTGGGTTTTAAGTTTTTTCTCTAACAAATCAATAGCGCTTGGTAAATCATTTTTTTCTAGATTTACAACAGCTTGACTAACCGTTACTCCGGGAGCGTGCTCCATTGCTGATTTAGGGAAGTTTCTCACTACTTTCTTACAATCATCCATATTATCAAATACATACTTTACATTTCCTGCGGCTCCCATGATTAAATTTTCTTTTTTAAAATCTGTTACAGATTTTTCAAATAAAGAAGTGCATAATTGTTCTATCAACTCACTTGCACCAATAATTTCTGCAAGTTTATTGGTCTTAAAAATAAAACTCTGAATACCTTGAACGGAGGCTCCGTATAAATATTTACTCATATAATAGCATTTTTTAATTATAAATAGATTCCAAGACCCCATACCCTAAACTTGCATTTTTACCGATCCCAATATAATTTGGTAACTTAATGTTACAAGAGAATGTTATATTAAAGGCCATTCTAGGGTTTTGTTTAATTGTTATTTTTTTTATGTTATTTACTTTATTAATACGTACTTTTATTTGACTAGTTAGCAGCCACCCGATACCTTTTGCAAAGGATAATATATTTCCAATTATGATTTTTTCGAGAAATTCTAGTTGTTCAATTTCCGATTTTAATGAAAAGTATACTTTATGATTCTTTTGATTTAAAGGCAACCAGTCTATTAGTGTATAATTAAAACTATCAGTGGTAACATTTAAAGAAGCAGTCGCTAAATTTAATTCATCTACAATTAAATCATATTTACGATTTCCTAGCATTATTCCTTCCTGATGATTAGAGAAAAAATGAAAACTACTTTCTACCCCTTTATCCAAACATAACAATAATGGTTTCCCATTTTTTCTCTTATATTGAATTAATGGGTATGCGTATCTAAAACCTTTATCATTATGATTATGAAATAGCTCATGCTCCAATCCTGATGTTTGAATTATGGCTCCCCTAAAATAAGGGATTTCAACAGAGGATATACTGTTTTCAAAAGTAACAGTCAATATTTTAATCTTTTTCATTTATTTTTTTAAAATTATTTTATGTCCACTATAAATTTAAAGTTTATAAAAAATTACAATGCAAATATAAAATTGAATTACGCAACGTAATCGCACAATTGATTTATGAATACAAGTTTATCATTTTACTTGAATTTTCTTTTAGCTGTTCTCTTAGTTCTGCTGGCTCTAAAACCTCTACATCTTTACCATAAGACAAAATTTGTTGTATCAATTCAGGATTTATAATAGCCATAAACCAAACTTGATCTTGTTTATCTTCTTCAAAAAATTCTTCGAAATCTGGAATAAATGGTTTTGTTTTAAAGTAGTTTTGTCTACCGTTATGAAACCGCAAAATAACTTTTTTAATTTCTGAATCTTTAGGTCTCACGACTCCTATCATTGTTCTAAAGAAGCTATCCCAATCCACTTCTGAAGTTTTATGAATTTCATCTTCTATAATCGAAATTTTAACTAATCTTTCATCTAAGGGCACACTCCATGTTTCATTGTAATTGGTATTATTTAAACCAAAAACAAACCATCTTCTGTTGTACTGCTTCAAAATATGAGGGTGAAATTCGAAAGCAGTTGGTATCTCGTCTTGAAAACCTTTATACGTTATGTGCAACACTTGTTTTTTCTTTATGGCAAAGTATAAAGGCTTTAAATGTTTTATTCCTTTGTATTCTTCATTTTGATCGTAGAATAATATTTTTGAAGTATCTGTTTCCTCATCTTCACCTTCTTGAAATTTTACTAAAGCCTCTGCAAGTTTATTGTACTTTGGATGGTTCTCGAATCTTTCTAAGAGTTGTTGAGAAGCGTTAATTAAATATTGTTCATACTCTAATAAAGGTTTCTGTGCTATTGAAAAATTTGGATTTGTATATCTTAAAATTCGAATATTTGCAGGAAGAGGTGCTCCAAAACCTTTTTCTTTATCTCTAAAGATATTTAAATCAGCTCTTAACGTTCTTTTTTCAATACCTTCTCCAGGATATAATTCAGCTATTTTATCATTTATATACTGTAATAATTGATTAAAAGTAAATGTTCTATTTCTAAAACAGTAATCGAG is a window of Polaribacter litorisediminis DNA encoding:
- a CDS encoding Cas10/Cmr2 second palm domain-containing protein: MSKYLYGASVQGIQSFIFKTNKLAEIIGASELIEQLCTSLFEKSVTDFKKENLIMGAAGNVKYVFDNMDDCKKVVRNFPKSAMEHAPGVTVSQAVVNLEKNDLPSAIDLLEKKLKTQRNISQRPIEMGFMGVERSRRTGGVAYTQRNDRNNKKEVICESTAKKRSAIASQKEKGEDQSKENLFKKISGLDVKNREIAFDISDITKSGKNSWIAVIHADGNGLGSIIQNVGGLLMKESKFSAFSNAIETATKNAVQQAFRDVISSDVISKEHKPDYRYPIRPVVLGGDDLTVIIRADLALEFTKVFLRAFEITSREEFEALGLAGYEKGITACAGIAYVKESYPLHYALNLAEDLCGDAKKKVKASDCENKYGNIPKSSVAFYKVQDSFVADLKELKERTLKTSSGLDFYAGPYLMNELDQLNNKLDIIAKEANASDKSKAVGKLRQIVSEYYKDDATAFFMLERMKEINSDFYKELQLENEKNNAKKNNKSQLLDLITLHSFNYGNREN
- a CDS encoding CRISPR-associated endonuclease Cas6, coding for MKKIKILTVTFENSISSVEIPYFRGAIIQTSGLEHELFHNHNDKGFRYAYPLIQYKRKNGKPLLLCLDKGVESSFHFFSNHQEGIMLGNRKYDLIVDELNLATASLNVTTDSFNYTLIDWLPLNQKNHKVYFSLKSEIEQLEFLEKIIIGNILSFAKGIGWLLTSQIKVRINKVNNIKKITIKQNPRMAFNITFSCNIKLPNYIGIGKNASLGYGVLESIYN
- a CDS encoding helix-turn-helix transcriptional regulator, which encodes MANSKHAHVRYNLLDYCFRNRTFTFNQLLQYINDKIAELYPGEGIEKRTLRADLNIFRDKEKGFGAPLPANIRILRYTNPNFSIAQKPLLEYEQYLINASQQLLERFENHPKYNKLAEALVKFQEGEDEETDTSKILFYDQNEEYKGIKHLKPLYFAIKKKQVLHITYKGFQDEIPTAFEFHPHILKQYNRRWFVFGLNNTNYNETWSVPLDERLVKISIIEDEIHKTSEVDWDSFFRTMIGVVRPKDSEIKKVILRFHNGRQNYFKTKPFIPDFEEFFEEDKQDQVWFMAIINPELIQQILSYGKDVEVLEPAELREQLKENSSKMINLYS